One window of Maribacter algicola genomic DNA carries:
- a CDS encoding phosphatase PAP2 family protein, which translates to MLDQLLQLDKDVFIYLNGLGTPAWDTYWQFVSHKLSALPLYLFLLILSYRKFGLKGTLVLVVTVALLITVSDQLSNFFKYGVTRLRPCHDPEVSSLMRLVKSYCGGKFGYYSAHASNSFALAIFFGFILRSQIRLIRLALVFWALLVAYSRIYIGVHFPLDVLTGALIGSFLGWLFAKLFIFAHRKFSL; encoded by the coding sequence ATGCTCGATCAGCTACTGCAGTTAGACAAAGATGTATTTATCTATTTAAATGGTTTGGGCACCCCTGCCTGGGACACTTACTGGCAGTTTGTTTCCCATAAGCTCAGTGCCCTTCCCTTATACCTTTTCCTGCTCATTCTTTCATATCGGAAATTCGGGTTGAAAGGAACCTTGGTGTTGGTGGTGACGGTTGCGTTGTTGATAACGGTATCCGATCAACTTAGCAACTTTTTTAAATATGGTGTTACTAGGTTACGGCCCTGCCATGATCCGGAAGTGAGTTCCCTCATGAGGTTGGTAAAGAGCTATTGCGGAGGAAAATTCGGATACTATTCAGCACACGCCTCAAATTCATTTGCATTGGCCATTTTCTTCGGTTTTATATTACGTTCCCAAATCCGATTAATACGTTTGGCCTTAGTTTTTTGGGCCTTGTTGGTAGCTTATAGTCGGATTTATATCGGTGTGCATTTTCCTTTGGATGTATTGACCGGTGCCCTGATCGGAAGTTTCTTGGGGTGGTTGTTTGCGAAGTTATTTATATTTGCACATCGGAAATTCTCCCTATGA
- a CDS encoding sensor histidine kinase, translating to MVFNKEKRIKYLGFDDFWFSVVGIFILSVVTAYLFSSSTAVVYPLEMVLSWVVSLLFSTVDWLVNRGVMIFLRRKYPAFNDDAKRIMLFFLTITFTVVFVDYVGGALLSLIPGINYNVNVSRLKMLLPIILITIMTMAIYEAIYYNIRLQKSIRQEERSKQAIVQAQLDVLRNQAQPHFFFNTLNTLRDIIDQNPREDAKKFVDKLSDIYRFLLEAGNANLLPLRDELKFAKAYIHIQSERFGTNLVVNWEIPETSLNFRIVPMSLQLLLENAIKHNVISKAKPLSIEVFVNNDKLTVENNIQPKSTQLPSTKLGLANIQKRYALISDTSIEINDDGNRFIVTLPLIKVSEQKPNYENIDY from the coding sequence GTGGTATTTAACAAAGAAAAACGTATAAAATATTTAGGGTTTGATGACTTTTGGTTTTCTGTTGTTGGCATTTTTATCTTAAGTGTGGTTACGGCGTACCTTTTCAGTAGTTCAACAGCGGTTGTTTATCCCTTGGAAATGGTCTTAAGTTGGGTGGTATCCTTACTGTTTTCTACAGTCGACTGGCTAGTCAACAGGGGGGTGATGATTTTTTTACGAAGGAAATACCCAGCATTTAATGACGATGCCAAGCGCATCATGCTGTTTTTCCTTACTATAACTTTCACGGTTGTCTTCGTAGATTATGTAGGGGGTGCGTTATTGTCCTTAATACCGGGTATAAATTATAACGTTAATGTATCCAGACTTAAAATGCTTCTTCCTATTATTCTAATTACCATAATGACCATGGCGATATATGAAGCAATTTATTATAACATTCGGCTTCAAAAATCCATCAGGCAGGAGGAGCGTTCTAAACAGGCCATTGTACAAGCGCAACTAGATGTTTTGAGAAATCAGGCCCAACCCCATTTTTTCTTTAATACCCTGAATACATTACGTGATATTATCGACCAAAACCCTAGGGAGGATGCCAAGAAATTCGTAGATAAGTTATCCGATATTTACCGATTTTTACTGGAGGCAGGCAATGCAAATCTCCTTCCACTTCGAGACGAGCTTAAGTTTGCAAAAGCCTATATACACATACAATCCGAACGGTTTGGCACCAATCTAGTCGTCAATTGGGAGATTCCCGAAACTTCGCTAAATTTTAGGATTGTCCCTATGAGCTTGCAATTGTTGTTGGAAAATGCGATCAAGCATAATGTAATATCCAAGGCAAAACCCTTATCGATAGAAGTATTTGTCAATAATGACAAATTAACCGTGGAGAATAATATTCAACCGAAATCTACACAACTACCCTCCACAAAGTTGGGTCTCGCCAACATTCAAAAAAGGTATGCGTTGATTTCCGATACATCCATTGAAATTAATGATGATGGTAACCGATTTATAGTAACCCTACCCTTAATAAAAGTATCAGAACAAAAACCTAACTATGAAAATATTGATTATTGA
- a CDS encoding glycosyltransferase family 2 protein, translated as MDIVTPSLLSVVVPLYNEEENVVLLTQKIHESLMGYNYQIIYIDDFSKDNTKKVVKGMEDPKVHLIELKKNYGQSLALAAGIDYAEGEYIITMDGDLQNDPSDIPQMLSFALDGEYDLVTGIRQKRKDSLVKKIPSKIANYLVRRVTKLDIKDNGCALKVFTKDIAKDLNLYGEMHRFITLLAHLEGAQIKQVPVKHHARHAGVSKYGLERVFKVVADMMLLLFIRKYFQRPIHLFGIFGFLLIILGVLINIYLLIVKFGLGEDIGNRPLLTFGLMFILGGIQLFTIGIVMELLIRTYYESQQKRPYRIKKVSIGGQSA; from the coding sequence ATGGATATTGTTACTCCTTCCCTACTCTCTGTGGTGGTACCTCTGTACAATGAGGAAGAAAATGTGGTTTTATTGACCCAAAAAATCCATGAGAGCCTAATGGGATATAATTACCAAATTATATACATAGACGATTTCTCAAAGGACAACACCAAAAAAGTGGTCAAGGGAATGGAAGACCCAAAAGTCCATCTGATCGAGCTCAAGAAAAATTATGGTCAGAGTTTGGCCTTGGCAGCTGGTATAGATTATGCAGAAGGAGAATACATTATCACCATGGATGGGGATTTGCAGAACGACCCAAGTGACATTCCACAAATGCTTTCCTTTGCGCTAGACGGCGAATATGACTTGGTTACAGGTATTCGACAGAAACGTAAGGATTCCTTGGTAAAGAAAATTCCTTCCAAAATTGCCAATTACTTGGTGCGCAGGGTAACCAAATTGGATATCAAGGACAATGGGTGCGCCCTAAAGGTCTTTACTAAGGACATTGCCAAGGATTTGAACTTATATGGGGAGATGCACCGATTCATTACCCTACTGGCCCATTTGGAAGGAGCACAGATAAAACAGGTCCCGGTAAAACACCACGCACGACATGCCGGAGTTTCCAAATACGGACTGGAACGCGTTTTTAAGGTGGTGGCCGATATGATGTTGCTACTTTTTATCAGAAAATATTTTCAAAGGCCGATTCACCTTTTCGGGATTTTTGGTTTTCTCTTGATCATTCTTGGTGTGCTCATAAACATATATTTGCTCATAGTAAAGTTTGGATTGGGCGAGGATATTGGAAACAGGCCCTTGCTAACTTTCGGACTGATGTTCATTTTGGGAGGCATTCAATTGTTCACTATAGGCATTGTGATGGAATTGTTGATACGCACCTACTACGAGTCGCAACAAAAAAGACCGTACCGAATCAAAAAAGTAAGCATAGGTGGCCAATCCGCGTAA
- a CDS encoding LytR/AlgR family response regulator transcription factor — MKILIIEDEARAANQLQRMLKSCGFEHELLEIIDTVEDSARWFEANSKPDLVFMDIQLADGLSFEIFQKIDVDSPIIFTTAFDQYAIQAFRVNSVDYLLKPIQEVDLKRALDKFKKSNKPNAVEPSVLRQLLSSFQTTPKREGILVKDGSSFLQIKVSELLYCYSEESVTFGVTSCKRFIINETLDELFESLDPNRFFKINRSQIIAKNAIEKIDSYFNHRVKLSITNPRDQEFIVSRSKTSDFKEWLNK; from the coding sequence ATGAAAATATTGATTATTGAGGATGAGGCCAGGGCGGCAAATCAATTGCAGCGAATGTTAAAATCTTGTGGTTTTGAGCACGAGCTTTTGGAAATTATTGATACGGTTGAAGATTCCGCACGTTGGTTTGAGGCAAATTCCAAACCTGATTTAGTTTTTATGGATATTCAATTGGCGGACGGGTTGAGTTTTGAGATTTTTCAAAAAATCGATGTCGACTCGCCCATCATTTTTACGACCGCATTTGATCAATATGCGATACAAGCCTTTAGGGTGAATAGTGTTGATTATTTGCTAAAACCTATTCAAGAAGTCGACTTGAAAAGGGCCTTGGACAAATTCAAAAAATCCAATAAACCAAACGCAGTTGAGCCAAGTGTTTTGAGACAACTCCTAAGCAGTTTTCAAACGACTCCGAAACGGGAAGGTATCCTGGTCAAAGATGGTAGTAGTTTTCTTCAAATTAAAGTGTCGGAACTTTTGTACTGTTATTCCGAGGAAAGTGTCACTTTTGGTGTGACTTCTTGCAAACGTTTCATCATCAATGAAACGCTAGACGAACTGTTTGAATCTTTGGACCCAAATAGGTTTTTTAAAATAAATCGCAGTCAAATCATTGCCAAAAATGCCATTGAAAAAATAGATTCTTATTTTAATCACCGGGTGAAACTCTCCATAACAAATCCACGTGATCAAGAATTCATAGTCAGCCGCTCAAAAACCAGTGATTTTAAGGAATGGTTAAATAAATAG
- a CDS encoding ArnT family glycosyltransferase codes for MISNLRYWFLILLIVLVYIAGSFVALFENDSAQFAVMAMRMVNENDFINLFKGPNEYLDKPHMHYWLAALSYKIFGIHDWAYRIPGILATLLGAYSCYGLGRLLYNVETGKLAALVFMTAQTIVLGAIDVRTDAVLTGFTIFAIWQLTAYIEKGNFMAILLGGFGAGMAFSTKGQIALVVIGLPILCHLAYTRKWYRFLSWKVLLALVIFGLTIAPMLYAYYLQFDLHPEKIIRGRGNRSGIFFIFWEQSFERMSGEGIGKNSSDYFFFFHTFLWIFLPWTLLALAAYWSKAKAFLKVRFAYKPGHEFLTLGGITLVFILISFAQFKLPHYLNVTIPLFSVLTASFVYDVHRSDKKRMTKFLMGGQYFILSVVFLASALICFYVFKFDGLLIPILLSVSGLVVVYFALKRETFYTKLITVSVCASVLLNAVLNLHFYPNLLKYQGGSNMSELISENNISVDKIYKIGDDHTWALDFYNKFPVQISSLKDLKNKKDVWVYVNDVQLEIIRKSPLDWDRQLTVDQFRITRLQGKFLNPNTRKNVVNNMHLVHLISN; via the coding sequence ATGATATCCAACCTAAGGTACTGGTTTTTAATACTTCTTATTGTTCTGGTCTATATTGCCGGAAGCTTTGTGGCCCTCTTTGAAAACGATTCCGCCCAGTTTGCGGTGATGGCCATGCGAATGGTCAACGAGAACGATTTTATTAATTTGTTCAAGGGCCCCAATGAGTATTTGGACAAGCCGCACATGCACTATTGGTTGGCGGCGCTCTCCTATAAAATTTTTGGAATCCACGACTGGGCTTACAGAATACCGGGGATATTGGCAACGCTTTTGGGAGCCTATAGTTGCTACGGACTTGGAAGGCTCTTGTATAACGTGGAAACGGGAAAATTGGCAGCGCTCGTCTTTATGACCGCCCAGACAATTGTATTGGGAGCGATAGACGTGCGTACCGATGCCGTTTTGACCGGCTTTACCATTTTCGCCATATGGCAACTAACGGCCTATATTGAAAAAGGAAATTTCATGGCAATTCTCTTGGGAGGTTTTGGCGCCGGGATGGCCTTTTCCACCAAAGGACAGATTGCTCTGGTAGTCATAGGTTTACCTATTTTATGCCATTTGGCCTATACCCGAAAGTGGTACAGATTTTTAAGTTGGAAGGTACTTTTGGCCCTGGTAATTTTTGGTTTGACCATTGCGCCTATGCTGTATGCATATTACCTGCAATTTGACCTACATCCTGAAAAAATAATTCGGGGTAGGGGAAACCGAAGTGGCATCTTTTTTATTTTCTGGGAACAGAGTTTTGAGAGGATGAGTGGGGAAGGCATCGGGAAGAACAGCAGTGATTACTTTTTCTTCTTCCATACCTTTTTATGGATCTTCCTACCTTGGACCCTTTTGGCGTTGGCAGCTTATTGGAGTAAGGCAAAGGCCTTTTTAAAAGTACGGTTTGCCTACAAGCCGGGCCATGAATTTTTGACCTTGGGCGGGATTACCCTGGTCTTTATACTGATTAGTTTTGCCCAATTCAAACTACCGCATTACCTGAACGTTACCATCCCTTTGTTTTCGGTGCTTACGGCTTCTTTTGTGTACGATGTGCATCGGTCCGACAAAAAAAGGATGACCAAGTTTTTAATGGGCGGCCAATATTTTATTTTATCGGTTGTATTCTTGGCAAGTGCCTTGATCTGTTTTTATGTCTTTAAGTTCGATGGTCTTTTAATTCCGATACTACTTAGTGTTTCAGGGTTGGTAGTTGTTTATTTTGCGCTTAAAAGGGAGACCTTTTATACAAAACTCATTACCGTTTCGGTTTGTGCCTCCGTTTTGTTAAATGCGGTTTTGAACCTTCATTTCTACCCGAACCTTCTCAAATATCAGGGTGGATCCAATATGTCTGAATTGATATCGGAAAATAACATATCCGTAGATAAAATTTATAAAATTGGAGATGACCATACCTGGGCCCTGGACTTTTACAATAAGTTCCCCGTACAGATCAGTTCCTTGAAAGACCTAAAAAACAAAAAGGATGTTTGGGTCTATGTGAACGATGTCCAACTGGAAATAATACGAAAATCTCCGCTGGACTGGGACAGGCAATTGACAGTTGACCAATTCCGAATCACTCGATTGCAGGGAAAGTTTCTTAATCCTAATACTAGGAAGAATGTTGTCAACAATATGCATTTGGTACACTTAATTAGCAATTAA
- a CDS encoding sugar phosphate isomerase/epimerase family protein gives MKRRDFLVRSSLFSAGTVLLPSLSFASETDLKFGIQLYSFRDQMAKDPLGTLEQIAAIGIKEIESARSNKGHYYGLTPKIMKQACEDLGMKLVSGHVHLDSDFEKTMEEAAASGQDYLICSSMPSNGQTLDNYKKVAEEFNKAGEACQKMGIKFGYHNHEYEFESDQGQVLYDVLMDQTDPNLVHMELDLGWVVVAGKDPLDYFKKYPGRFPLWHLKDMDMDKKESTEFGKGGLDIQAMMNNREASGVKHILIEQEEYASTPLESMQHNMDFLNNL, from the coding sequence ATGAAAAGAAGAGATTTTTTAGTCCGCTCCTCGCTTTTTTCGGCAGGTACGGTTCTTTTACCCTCGCTAAGTTTTGCCTCGGAAACGGATTTGAAATTCGGGATACAATTATATAGTTTTAGGGACCAGATGGCCAAGGATCCTTTGGGTACCTTGGAGCAGATAGCCGCCATCGGCATAAAGGAAATAGAATCCGCCAGGAGCAATAAAGGGCATTATTACGGGCTAACGCCGAAAATCATGAAACAGGCCTGTGAGGATCTGGGGATGAAATTGGTCAGCGGACATGTACATCTTGATTCCGATTTTGAGAAAACAATGGAAGAGGCCGCTGCCTCCGGACAAGACTATTTGATCTGTTCCTCCATGCCTTCAAACGGCCAAACTCTGGACAATTATAAAAAGGTGGCGGAGGAATTCAACAAGGCCGGCGAAGCTTGTCAAAAAATGGGCATTAAGTTCGGTTATCACAATCATGAATACGAATTTGAATCGGATCAAGGGCAAGTGCTTTACGATGTGCTAATGGACCAAACCGACCCAAATTTGGTGCATATGGAACTTGATTTGGGTTGGGTTGTAGTGGCCGGTAAGGACCCTTTGGACTATTTCAAAAAATATCCGGGCAGGTTCCCACTTTGGCATCTAAAGGACATGGATATGGACAAAAAGGAAAGTACGGAATTTGGCAAAGGAGGTTTGGATATCCAGGCCATGATGAATAATCGGGAAGCCTCCGGTGTCAAACATATCCTTATCGAACAGGAGGAATATGCAAGCACCCCGTTGGAAAGCATGCAACACAATATGGATTTTCTAAACAACCTCTAG
- a CDS encoding lysylphosphatidylglycerol synthase transmembrane domain-containing protein has product MANPRKTLTTALKLLISVALVYFIFTNIDFTEVVDTLKKSNPFYLALAMLLFLVSKVIASFRLNTYFHQLGIPLSQKSNLKLYLLGMFYNLFLPGGIGGDAYKGYLIKKTFEVPTKRVVSVLVLDRLSGLLLLFIYACGLLWVLEFELFNPYRWLFLVLIPLSMTVFYFLKKKFFGYVLPIFWKSVGYSALIQFAQIICVLCIMQALSIEGNAIAYLVIFLVSSIVSVVPLTIGGLGSREVTFFYGAALLNLNEGISVGISVVFFLITALVSLMGIVFHFKKIKL; this is encoded by the coding sequence GTGGCCAATCCGCGTAAGACCCTTACCACCGCTCTTAAGTTGTTGATAAGCGTTGCGCTTGTTTACTTCATATTTACCAATATCGATTTCACGGAAGTGGTGGACACCTTAAAAAAAAGCAATCCGTTTTATTTGGCTTTGGCGATGCTCTTGTTTTTAGTGTCCAAAGTAATTGCCTCCTTTAGATTAAATACCTATTTCCATCAACTTGGAATCCCTTTGTCCCAAAAAAGCAATTTAAAACTTTATTTACTGGGGATGTTTTACAATCTTTTCTTACCCGGTGGAATTGGCGGCGATGCCTACAAAGGGTACTTGATCAAAAAGACTTTCGAGGTGCCCACTAAACGTGTTGTTAGTGTTTTGGTGCTTGACCGACTCAGTGGTCTGCTGTTACTATTTATTTATGCCTGCGGCCTTTTATGGGTATTGGAATTTGAGCTTTTCAATCCGTATCGATGGCTATTCTTGGTTTTAATACCATTATCGATGACTGTCTTTTACTTCTTGAAAAAGAAATTTTTTGGTTATGTGCTACCCATTTTTTGGAAATCGGTAGGGTATTCTGCCCTAATACAATTCGCCCAAATTATTTGCGTACTCTGTATTATGCAGGCACTGTCCATTGAGGGAAATGCCATAGCTTATTTGGTGATATTTTTGGTCTCTTCCATTGTATCGGTCGTCCCTTTGACCATTGGTGGTCTTGGAAGTAGGGAAGTTACCTTTTTTTATGGGGCAGCCCTTTTAAACTTGAACGAGGGCATTTCGGTAGGGATAAGTGTGGTGTTCTTTTTGATTACAGCGTTGGTTTCCTTAATGGGAATTGTTTTTCATTTTAAGAAAATCAAACTATAA
- the meaB gene encoding methylmalonyl Co-A mutase-associated GTPase MeaB: MDNSLDTTPGADFIDTLSQKVLENDRTALAKAITLIESTKKEHQSLADKLLEKCLGNQKESVRIGITGVPGVGKSTFIENFGNFLIKRGNKVAVLTVDPSSTENKGSILGDKVRMETLSNEKNAFIRPSPTSGSLGGVARKTRETIILMEAAGYNIILIETVGVGQNETTVRDMTDFFLLLKLPGAGDELQGIKRGVMEMADAIAINKADGHNVKSAETAKQEFSRALHLFSAKENGWVPKVMTCSALENKGLEPIWSCIEKFVEHTKENGHFSNTRKLQNKKWLRQHLNHILLQDFYENPTLSASLSLLEEKVMKSEITPFTAAESLLRDYRKTY, from the coding sequence TTGGATAACAGCCTTGATACGACCCCCGGTGCGGACTTCATAGATACCTTGTCCCAAAAAGTTCTCGAAAACGATAGAACCGCCCTGGCAAAGGCCATCACCCTTATTGAAAGTACCAAGAAAGAACATCAATCTTTGGCGGATAAACTGCTGGAAAAGTGCCTTGGGAATCAAAAAGAGTCGGTTCGAATTGGTATTACGGGCGTACCAGGTGTCGGTAAAAGTACCTTTATTGAAAATTTTGGAAATTTCTTGATAAAGAGGGGCAATAAGGTTGCGGTCCTCACGGTAGATCCCTCGAGCACTGAGAACAAAGGGAGTATTTTGGGGGATAAGGTACGCATGGAAACCCTGTCGAATGAAAAAAATGCCTTTATAAGGCCATCCCCAACCAGCGGCTCATTGGGAGGGGTTGCGAGAAAAACAAGGGAAACCATCATACTCATGGAAGCCGCCGGCTACAATATTATTTTGATAGAAACCGTTGGGGTTGGTCAAAACGAAACCACGGTACGGGATATGACCGACTTTTTCCTTTTGTTAAAACTACCCGGTGCAGGCGATGAGCTCCAAGGAATCAAAAGAGGGGTCATGGAAATGGCCGATGCCATTGCTATCAATAAAGCAGATGGTCACAACGTAAAATCTGCCGAAACAGCTAAACAAGAGTTTAGCCGTGCACTACATCTTTTTTCCGCCAAAGAAAATGGTTGGGTTCCCAAAGTAATGACCTGCTCCGCCTTAGAAAACAAAGGCTTGGAACCTATTTGGTCCTGCATTGAAAAATTTGTGGAACACACTAAGGAAAATGGTCATTTTAGCAATACGAGGAAACTACAGAACAAAAAGTGGCTCCGGCAGCATTTGAACCATATCCTTCTTCAGGATTTTTATGAAAATCCAACCCTTTCCGCATCACTTTCCCTTTTGGAAGAAAAGGTTATGAAAAGTGAGATTACACCATTTACCGCCGCAGAAAGCTTACTCAGGGACTACAGAAAAACCTATTAA
- a CDS encoding ABA4-like family protein, whose translation MTPTTVFSLVNFLVMPMWLLLIFLPKWKPTKFLIHYKIVPIVLSAIYVLYILQALIANGMMDFGSLKSVMELFTVENAALAGWIHYLAFDLLIGMLMINQNKNVNIHLVLMAPCLFLTFMFGPLGFLLFMVLKALKYNPA comes from the coding sequence ATGACACCAACAACTGTTTTTTCACTGGTAAATTTTCTGGTCATGCCCATGTGGCTCTTGTTGATTTTCCTACCAAAATGGAAGCCGACTAAATTCCTCATTCATTATAAAATTGTACCGATAGTCCTATCAGCTATATATGTTTTATACATCCTACAAGCACTGATTGCAAACGGTATGATGGACTTTGGGAGTCTTAAAAGCGTAATGGAATTGTTTACTGTGGAAAACGCAGCTTTGGCTGGATGGATACATTATCTGGCATTTGATTTATTAATAGGCATGTTGATGATAAACCAAAACAAGAATGTCAATATTCATTTGGTATTAATGGCACCTTGCTTATTCCTAACCTTCATGTTTGGCCCCTTAGGTTTCCTACTGTTTATGGTGCTAAAAGCCCTTAAGTACAATCCGGCCTAA
- the mazG gene encoding nucleoside triphosphate pyrophosphohydrolase, with protein sequence MNTREEKLKAFDRLLTIMDELREQCPWDRKQTMESLRHLTIEETYELGDAILDNDLNEVKGELGDLLLHIVFYAKIGSESRSFDIADVANGICEKLINRHPHIYGDVKVENEEEVKQNWEKIKLKEGKKSVLQGVPKSLPALVKANRIQDKVAGVGFDWEQPEQVFEKLQEELGELQEEVSHGNKDRIESEFGDVLFSMINYARFLGINPENALERTNKKFSKRFQFLENEAQKQGKALKDMSLAEMDTYWNKAKEMD encoded by the coding sequence ATGAATACAAGGGAGGAGAAACTAAAGGCATTTGATCGTTTGCTTACCATTATGGACGAGCTCCGGGAACAGTGTCCCTGGGATAGAAAGCAGACCATGGAGAGCCTTAGGCACTTGACCATCGAGGAAACCTATGAATTGGGCGATGCCATTTTGGACAATGATTTAAATGAGGTAAAGGGAGAGTTGGGCGACCTGTTGCTACATATCGTTTTTTATGCTAAAATAGGTTCGGAAAGCAGAAGTTTTGATATTGCCGATGTTGCGAACGGTATTTGTGAGAAATTGATCAATAGGCATCCCCACATTTATGGCGATGTAAAAGTTGAAAATGAAGAAGAGGTAAAGCAGAATTGGGAAAAAATAAAACTGAAGGAAGGGAAGAAAAGCGTTTTACAAGGCGTACCCAAGAGTCTGCCCGCTTTGGTGAAGGCCAACCGCATTCAAGATAAGGTAGCCGGTGTAGGTTTTGACTGGGAACAACCGGAGCAGGTCTTTGAAAAACTACAGGAAGAATTGGGAGAATTGCAAGAGGAAGTTTCGCACGGAAACAAAGATCGGATAGAATCGGAATTTGGGGATGTGCTTTTCTCCATGATTAACTATGCCCGATTCTTGGGAATAAACCCTGAAAATGCCTTGGAGCGGACCAACAAAAAATTCTCCAAACGGTTTCAGTTTTTGGAAAACGAGGCGCAAAAGCAGGGAAAAGCCTTAAAGGACATGAGCTTGGCCGAGATGGACACCTATTGGAACAAGGCCAAGGAAATGGATTGA
- a CDS encoding MATE family efflux transporter → MFSNYTKEFAYNIKLSVPVILGMLGHTFVQFADNIMVGQLGTAELAAVSLGNSFVFIAMSLGIGFSTAITPLVAEADGAGNKQNAKSALKHGLVLCTILGFSLFLLILLAKPLMYMMEQPEEVVELAMPYLDLVAFSLVPLIVFQAFKQFSDGLSQTRYPMYATILANVVNITLNYLLIFGTFGFPELGIVGAALGTLISRVVMVFYLWMLLNNKKKFHDYVTGFNLKNIEKLVLRKIISLGFPSALQMFFEVAIFTAAIWLSGVLGKNPQAANQIALNLSSMTFMFGMGLGVAAMIRVGNQKGLKDYRELRRIAQSIFFLTLLLEIVFAGLFLLGREWFPTLYLDEDDMMNFTDNTEVILLASQLLLVAAFFQISDGIQVVVLGALRGLQDVKIPTFITFVAYWLIGFPISYYLGLHTSLESVGIWVGLLTGLTASAIMLYIRFNYLTQKLIRTT, encoded by the coding sequence GTGTTTTCCAACTACACCAAAGAATTCGCATATAACATAAAGCTTTCCGTGCCCGTCATCTTGGGGATGCTGGGCCATACCTTTGTGCAGTTTGCGGACAATATCATGGTTGGGCAATTGGGTACGGCAGAACTGGCTGCCGTTTCGTTGGGGAATAGTTTTGTGTTCATTGCCATGTCACTGGGCATCGGGTTTTCAACGGCCATTACCCCTTTGGTAGCGGAAGCAGATGGGGCCGGAAACAAGCAAAATGCCAAGAGTGCCCTAAAACATGGACTCGTACTCTGTACTATTTTGGGTTTTTCGTTATTTCTTCTAATTCTATTGGCCAAGCCATTGATGTATATGATGGAGCAACCGGAGGAAGTGGTGGAACTTGCCATGCCCTATTTGGATTTGGTGGCCTTTTCGTTGGTACCGCTCATCGTTTTTCAGGCCTTTAAGCAATTTTCCGATGGCTTGTCCCAAACGAGATACCCCATGTATGCAACCATTTTAGCCAATGTGGTAAATATCACTCTAAACTATCTTTTAATATTTGGAACCTTCGGATTTCCAGAATTGGGTATTGTAGGAGCGGCGTTGGGAACACTAATTTCAAGAGTTGTAATGGTATTTTATTTATGGATGTTACTGAATAATAAAAAGAAATTCCATGATTATGTAACCGGTTTTAACCTAAAAAACATCGAAAAACTGGTTTTAAGAAAAATAATTTCATTAGGATTTCCATCCGCCTTACAGATGTTTTTTGAGGTGGCCATTTTTACAGCCGCTATTTGGCTAAGTGGGGTACTGGGAAAGAATCCACAGGCTGCCAACCAAATTGCGCTGAACTTGAGCAGTATGACGTTCATGTTCGGGATGGGGTTGGGAGTGGCGGCCATGATACGCGTGGGCAATCAGAAAGGACTTAAGGATTACAGGGAATTGAGACGGATTGCCCAATCCATTTTTTTCCTGACCTTGTTGTTGGAAATTGTTTTTGCCGGTTTGTTCCTTTTGGGTCGTGAATGGTTTCCCACCCTTTATTTGGATGAGGATGACATGATGAATTTCACGGACAATACAGAGGTTATCTTATTGGCTTCGCAACTGTTATTGGTCGCGGCCTTCTTTCAGATTTCGGATGGGATTCAAGTTGTTGTTTTAGGTGCTTTGCGGGGCTTGCAGGATGTTAAGATACCCACCTTCATTACCTTTGTGGCCTATTGGTTGATCGGATTTCCCATTTCCTATTACCTAGGTTTACATACCTCTTTGGAGAGTGTGGGGATTTGGGTCGGACTACTTACGGGCCTCACGGCGTCTGCGATTATGTTGTATATTCGGTTTAACTATTTGACTCAAAAATTGATTCGGACTACCTAA